A genomic segment from Fuerstiella sp. encodes:
- the pstB gene encoding phosphate ABC transporter ATP-binding protein PstB — MPAKIFDTPDFTSVKPVPSAGDQTMDAVDQMIDDLKVPRVAAADRQETDDVSENTVTRIRTRDLSVFYGEVQALKNISLSVPQHRVTALIGPSGCGKSTFLRCLNRMNDMVDGVRIAGNVWLDDQDIYGPGTDVVELRKRVGMVFQKSNPFPKSIFDNVAYGPRLSGIRNRGELHQIVEHSLKRSALWNEVKDRLSDSALQLSGGQQQRLCIARALATDPEILLMDEPASALDPASTARIENLIFELRDRYTIVIVTHNMQQAARVSDRTAFFYEGRMIEDGPTKQLFTTPAEKQTEDYITGRFG, encoded by the coding sequence TCGACCAGATGATAGATGATTTGAAGGTTCCCCGAGTCGCTGCTGCTGACCGGCAGGAGACGGATGATGTTTCTGAAAACACGGTTACCCGAATCAGAACCAGGGATTTGTCCGTGTTTTACGGCGAGGTCCAGGCTCTGAAGAACATCAGTCTCTCCGTGCCTCAACACAGGGTCACTGCATTGATCGGACCTTCGGGATGCGGGAAGTCGACATTTCTGCGATGTTTGAACCGGATGAATGACATGGTTGACGGTGTACGCATTGCCGGAAACGTGTGGCTGGACGATCAGGATATTTACGGTCCCGGTACAGACGTGGTGGAGCTGCGCAAACGTGTGGGAATGGTGTTTCAGAAATCGAATCCCTTTCCCAAATCTATTTTTGACAATGTCGCGTACGGCCCTCGACTTTCCGGCATTCGGAATCGGGGTGAACTTCATCAAATCGTCGAACACTCCCTCAAACGCTCGGCACTGTGGAACGAAGTGAAGGATCGTCTGAGTGACTCGGCTTTGCAGTTGTCCGGTGGACAACAGCAACGTCTGTGCATTGCACGCGCGCTGGCGACTGATCCTGAGATTTTGTTGATGGACGAACCAGCGTCTGCTCTGGATCCTGCGTCCACAGCTCGAATTGAAAACCTGATCTTTGAACTTCGTGACCGGTACACGATTGTGATTGTGACTCACAATATGCAGCAGGCAGCGCGCGTCTCAGACCGGACTGCGTTTTTCTATGAAGGACGGATGATCGAAGACGGACCAACAAAACAGCTGTTTACGACGCCTGCTGAAAAGCAGACGGAAGACTACATTACGGGCAGGTTTGGATAG
- the phoU gene encoding phosphate signaling complex protein PhoU — MALHLQRDLESLERQVLAQSSLVEEMINKASRAIRGIRPELVSQIMDREQLVDENEVRIEEDCLKILALHQPVAKDLRRTATILKINNDLERMADLAVNIAERAQLLSQHSGFGVPEALDRMAQLTVTMVKRALDALVRLDVDIAREVCLSDDEVDSLNREVIFEMQDVMRTQPDFIEAALSLFSASRHIERIADHATNIAEDVIYLVDGEIARHKHDLDTVDHS, encoded by the coding sequence ATGGCCTTACACCTCCAACGTGACCTTGAGTCACTGGAACGACAGGTACTGGCCCAGTCGTCGCTTGTTGAAGAAATGATCAATAAGGCCAGCCGGGCGATTCGCGGGATTCGTCCCGAGCTCGTCTCGCAGATCATGGATCGGGAGCAACTGGTTGATGAGAACGAGGTCCGAATCGAAGAAGATTGTCTGAAAATTCTGGCCCTGCATCAGCCGGTTGCCAAAGACCTTCGGCGGACAGCCACCATCCTGAAAATAAACAACGATCTGGAACGGATGGCTGACCTGGCAGTCAATATTGCCGAACGGGCCCAGTTGTTGTCGCAGCATTCGGGATTTGGTGTTCCCGAGGCGCTCGATCGCATGGCGCAACTGACTGTGACCATGGTGAAACGGGCACTGGACGCTCTGGTTCGTCTGGACGTGGATATCGCGAGGGAAGTCTGTCTGAGTGACGATGAAGTTGACTCGCTGAATCGCGAAGTCATTTTCGAAATGCAGGACGTGATGAGAACTCAGCCGGATTTCATCGAAGCGGCGCTGTCGCTCTTTTCTGCGTCCCGACATATCGAACGCATAGCGGATCATGCTACGAATATTGCCGAAGACGTGATCTATCTTGTCGATGGAGAAATCGCCCGTCATAAACATGACTTGGACACTGTTGATCATTCCTGA
- a CDS encoding response regulator transcription factor — MTWTLLIIPDGQQLCVNEDMSLRNVLIIEDDRSLSEVLSYNLEQAGYSVSVAHDGQDGLNRARHDPPDVVVLDLMLPVVDGLEVCRRMRTDRKLHDVLIVMLTAKAEESDHVVGLAIGADDYVTKPFSIKVLLERIKALLRRQVKGSIDDHVIVSQGVVLDKQRHSVMVNDAFLELTRSEFSLLEMLIRQPGRAFTRSELVEAGLGDTLVLDRTIDVHIRAIRRKLGTAADLIQTVRGIGYRFRDPGR, encoded by the coding sequence ATGACTTGGACACTGTTGATCATTCCTGATGGTCAACAGTTGTGTGTCAATGAAGATATGTCACTACGCAACGTTCTGATTATTGAAGACGACCGTTCGCTGTCCGAGGTTCTGTCCTACAACCTTGAACAGGCCGGGTACAGTGTGTCCGTTGCCCACGACGGCCAGGATGGTCTGAATCGGGCACGGCACGATCCTCCCGATGTGGTGGTGCTGGATCTGATGCTTCCCGTGGTTGATGGTCTGGAAGTTTGCCGAAGAATGAGGACCGATCGGAAGCTTCATGATGTACTGATTGTAATGCTGACTGCGAAAGCTGAGGAAAGTGATCACGTCGTTGGTCTGGCCATCGGTGCAGATGATTACGTGACGAAACCGTTTAGTATTAAAGTGCTGCTGGAACGAATTAAAGCGCTTTTACGTCGTCAAGTGAAGGGGAGCATTGATGATCATGTGATTGTCAGTCAGGGTGTCGTGCTCGACAAACAGCGTCACTCGGTGATGGTCAATGATGCGTTCCTGGAACTGACTCGCAGTGAATTCTCTTTACTGGAAATGTTGATCCGCCAGCCGGGTCGAGCGTTCACGCGGAGCGAACTTGTGGAAGCAGGTTTGGGAGACACACTGGTTCTTGACCGAACGATCGATGTTCATATTCGTGCGATTCGCAGGAAACTTGGAACCGCCGCCGACCTGATTCAGACGGTTCGCGGCATTGGCTATCGATTTCGTGATCCAGGACGCTGA